GATCATATTAATACAGTTGAAGAATGGATTTTACAATCGAATGGTCAACCTCAAAAACGACGGACATTACTTAACATAAGAAGACCATTTTTTAATCATAATGGTGTCAATAGCTTAAACTTTTCACCTGAAACCGGAAAACTTATTTTAACAACCGGTGATGGTGGAGCAGGCTATGATCCATTTAATTTAAGTCAAGATGATATGGAGATAGCTGGTAAAATAATTGAAATCGATGTAGATAAGAGCATATCCTTCAATAATCCACCCATTGTTACACGTTTTAATGAACTTCCTCTGCCTATTCAGGAAACTCTTACGGTCACTGCAAAAGGGGTGCGCAATATAACAGGCATTTCATTTCAAAGGTTTTATAATCAGTATATCAAATATGTGGGGGGTGTCGGACAGGATTTGGTTGAGTCGATTTTTTCATTCGTTCATTATAAACCAATACCGGTTACTGAGATTGTTCAAGCTTCTTTCATGAATTCTGAAGCTGACAAAGAGGGATTCATTAACTTTGGCTGGCGAGGTTGGGAAGGTGCTTTTCCTACTTCGATTATAAGAGGATGCAATGAAAATAATAATTTGGATGAGAAAACAATTGCTTATTACAATGAAGCAGTAACACTTTCAGCGAGTCGTCTTCAGCCTTTAACCAGTTATTTTCATAAAGATACCAGACCTGATAAGTTTGGAGGAACTGCACTTACA
This sequence is a window from Brevibacillus sp. JNUCC-41. Protein-coding genes within it:
- a CDS encoding PQQ-dependent sugar dehydrogenase → MIKVKVGLRPIVSNINLPTVLKTTILPGDSIERLFIATQVGEIFYIGNGVIRTFLDIRPRILKLGTSEQGVSGRGYDERGLVGLAFHPEFYYNGLFYLHYSVAGTQGPGALTEHFRPDPCDPKTLNLKWINRETQYDHINTVEEWILQSNGQPQKRRTLLNIRRPFFNHNGVNSLNFSPETGKLILTTGDGGAGYDPFNLSQDDMEIAGKIIEIDVDKSISFNNPPIVTRFNELPLPIQETLTVTAKGVRNITGISFQRFYNQYIKYVGGVGQDLVESIFSFVHYKPIPVTEIVQASFMNSEADKEGFINFGWRGWEGAFPTSIIRGCNENNNLDEKTIAYYNEAVTLSASRLQPLTSYFHKDTRPDKFGGTALTGVQAYMGNAIPGLTGSVVFTDLARKDSHPRVRGALAYTTVRPNGEQNDFSVIQTDYDFGSQSAYYVSLGTNMNQTSLYLAAYGSMKVTDFNKGTVFEIVP